The proteins below come from a single Desulfovibrio sp. JC022 genomic window:
- a CDS encoding DMT family transporter, whose product MFKDKRYYGMACALLATMLWAGAFVVARLAVGQISPMTLGASRWFIALLILCAFTLPRVKREWPVAKKFLPQIIAAALTGVAAYSPLSYFAAQTTSAINLSLISVTSPIFIVMISSLLGQKQSMNTWIGCTVALIGSFYLVSGGELQQLLGLHFASGDILMLLAAVGFAVYSLILRRIPEGLSQLTVMTLMSFFAVLMLIPCVIWESTQPSMVFNMNGVVFFSIVFSAVCSSVIAWLTWNIGIEHAGPATSGMIYYSLPLWGGLFAFVFLGETMNSVHLVSGVLIIGGIIWASRGPKEVTAAQAAANEA is encoded by the coding sequence ATGTTTAAGGACAAAAGGTATTACGGGATGGCGTGTGCCCTGCTTGCAACAATGCTTTGGGCCGGTGCTTTTGTTGTTGCCAGACTGGCGGTAGGCCAGATTTCCCCCATGACCCTCGGCGCCAGCCGCTGGTTCATTGCCCTGCTTATCCTGTGTGCTTTCACACTGCCCAGAGTAAAACGCGAATGGCCCGTAGCCAAAAAATTTCTACCCCAGATCATTGCAGCAGCACTGACCGGTGTAGCGGCATACTCTCCGCTCAGTTATTTTGCTGCCCAAACCACTTCAGCCATCAACCTTTCCCTTATTTCCGTAACATCGCCGATCTTTATCGTCATGATCTCTTCACTGCTGGGCCAAAAGCAGTCCATGAACACATGGATCGGTTGTACCGTTGCCCTGATCGGTTCTTTCTACCTTGTATCCGGCGGCGAGCTTCAGCAGCTCCTGGGCCTGCACTTTGCTTCCGGTGATATCCTCATGCTGCTGGCAGCTGTGGGCTTTGCTGTATACAGCCTGATCCTGCGCAGAATCCCCGAGGGACTCTCCCAGCTCACCGTTATGACTCTCATGTCTTTCTTCGCAGTACTCATGCTTATCCCCTGCGTTATCTGGGAATCCACCCAGCCGAGCATGGTCTTCAACATGAACGGCGTTGTATTCTTCAGCATCGTTTTCTCCGCAGTATGTTCCTCAGTCATCGCATGGCTGACCTGGAACATCGGCATTGAACACGCAGGACCTGCAACTTCCGGCATGATCTACTACAGCCTTCCCCTCTGGGGCGGACTGTTCGCCTTTGTCTTCCTCGGCGAGACCATGAACTCCGTCCATCTTGTCTCCGGCGTACTGATCATCGGCGGTATCATCTGGGCCAGCCGTGGCCCCAAAGAAGTCACCGCTGCTCAGGCAGCCGCTAACGAAGCTTAA
- the yqeC gene encoding selenium cofactor biosynthesis protein YqeC: MGLESSSLNKLIQPEQRLITLTGAGGKTSLSHWLGSLLKANRKRVITTTTTKILPPSRGHIVLKADGPDFINRVRTAFTAVSGITVARDYDPDSGKLLGISRETVSELLDAELADVILVEGDGAARKPLKAPAGHEPVIPVESDLCIGVMGIDAVYRTMSKGCVHRSEIFSAVSGTKTGDVIRPRHLIRLAESRMGLFKGSPAGCAKAVFLNKTDSPGGMELAAEFTRLLARTNWTATGSPDIKWFAGSVHNREIFTLPQIIPALSPEQIMQPAFS; this comes from the coding sequence ATGGGTTTGGAGAGCAGCAGTCTTAATAAACTCATACAGCCTGAGCAGAGGCTGATCACCCTCACCGGAGCGGGGGGGAAAACTTCGCTGTCACACTGGCTGGGATCGCTTTTAAAGGCAAACAGAAAGCGAGTCATAACCACCACGACAACGAAGATCCTCCCGCCCAGCCGGGGGCATATTGTTTTGAAGGCGGACGGTCCCGATTTCATCAATCGGGTCCGGACCGCCTTTACTGCTGTTTCAGGGATCACCGTGGCCCGCGACTATGATCCCGATTCCGGCAAACTGCTGGGGATCAGCCGGGAAACGGTTTCTGAATTACTTGATGCAGAGCTGGCAGACGTCATTCTGGTGGAGGGTGACGGAGCGGCCCGCAAGCCGCTGAAAGCCCCGGCAGGACATGAACCGGTAATCCCGGTTGAAAGCGACCTTTGCATCGGGGTCATGGGCATTGATGCGGTTTACCGGACCATGAGCAAGGGGTGCGTGCACCGCAGTGAAATATTCAGTGCCGTCAGCGGGACAAAAACCGGAGATGTGATCAGGCCGCGCCACCTGATCAGACTTGCCGAGTCAAGAATGGGGCTGTTCAAAGGATCACCTGCGGGATGCGCAAAAGCGGTTTTCCTCAACAAAACCGACAGCCCCGGCGGCATGGAGCTGGCTGCTGAATTCACGCGTCTTTTAGCAAGGACAAATTGGACGGCAACAGGCAGTCCGGACATAAAATGGTTTGCCGGAAGCGTACACAACAGGGAAATTTTCACGCTTCCACAGATCATCCCGGCCCTGTCACCTGAACAGATAATGCAACCTGCATTTTCATAA
- the yqeB gene encoding selenium-dependent molybdenum cofactor biosynthesis protein YqeB, translating to MNQTPIIAIRGAGDLATGIAMRLYRAGLRRIIMLETGHPLAVRRTVAFSEAVYHGEVQVEGVSAVFTENMEEAAAAWDKDAIAILCDPCLLKLDEIKPEILIDAIIAKKNLGTEIHMAPLVIGLGPGFTAGENVHKVIETKRGHHMSRVIHEGAAEPNTGIPGSVKGFTVERVYWAENGGVFNTTFDIGDEISEGETLGDVDGTPVVAKISGVIRGLLRNGTPVRKRTKLGDIDPRATKTYCGEVSDKALSIGGGVLEAVCAHIFSKD from the coding sequence ATGAATCAAACACCCATAATCGCCATTCGCGGCGCAGGCGACCTTGCTACAGGCATTGCCATGCGCCTTTACCGCGCAGGCCTACGCCGCATCATCATGCTTGAAACCGGGCATCCGCTGGCTGTCAGGCGCACCGTAGCTTTTTCCGAAGCCGTTTATCACGGCGAAGTACAGGTGGAAGGCGTAAGTGCTGTCTTCACTGAAAACATGGAAGAAGCTGCTGCCGCATGGGACAAGGATGCGATTGCAATTCTATGCGATCCCTGTCTGCTTAAATTGGATGAGATCAAACCCGAAATTCTAATCGACGCCATCATTGCCAAGAAGAACCTCGGCACTGAAATCCACATGGCCCCGCTGGTTATCGGGCTGGGACCGGGCTTCACCGCCGGAGAGAATGTACACAAGGTCATTGAGACCAAACGCGGGCACCACATGAGCAGGGTCATCCATGAAGGGGCAGCCGAACCGAACACCGGGATTCCGGGCAGCGTTAAAGGATTCACCGTAGAACGGGTCTACTGGGCAGAAAATGGCGGAGTCTTCAACACAACCTTCGATATCGGCGACGAGATTTCAGAGGGCGAAACACTGGGCGATGTGGACGGCACCCCGGTGGTAGCGAAGATTTCCGGGGTTATCCGCGGACTGTTGCGTAACGGCACCCCGGTGCGCAAACGGACCAAGCTGGGTGACATCGACCCCCGGGCAACAAAGACATATTGCGGAGAGGTTTCGGACAAAGCACTGTCCATCGGCGGCGGGGTTCTGGAAGCGGTTTGCGCACACATTTTTTCCAAGGACTAA
- a CDS encoding NTP transferase domain-containing protein gives MADQSFKQEIAKTSGIILAAGKATRMGRDKLSLPFRGKPMVQHVIDAARASQLSNVTVVLPEKSELHDILDLEGCEVVTSPERDKGQAESFKAGLRNVKDRVQGAMFFLGDQPLIEPETINRLVWAFSQEPQCWVAPIQEGMRGNPITIPSTWFERALELEGDTGARPLLAAPGLALRLVRIHEVGPFIDVDTELEYQQLLDRYESKSA, from the coding sequence ATGGCAGATCAAAGCTTCAAACAGGAAATAGCAAAGACCTCCGGCATTATTCTCGCAGCCGGAAAAGCAACCCGCATGGGCAGGGACAAATTGTCTCTGCCCTTCCGGGGCAAGCCCATGGTCCAGCATGTCATCGACGCCGCGCGGGCTTCCCAGCTCAGCAACGTAACTGTCGTACTGCCCGAAAAGTCGGAACTGCACGACATTCTCGACCTTGAAGGATGCGAAGTCGTCACCAGCCCCGAGCGCGACAAAGGGCAGGCTGAATCCTTCAAAGCCGGTCTTCGCAACGTTAAGGACCGCGTGCAGGGAGCAATGTTCTTTCTCGGCGACCAGCCGCTCATCGAGCCGGAAACCATCAACAGACTGGTCTGGGCATTTTCGCAGGAACCGCAGTGCTGGGTCGCGCCCATTCAGGAAGGAATGCGCGGCAATCCCATCACCATCCCCAGCACATGGTTTGAACGCGCCCTTGAACTGGAAGGTGATACCGGAGCAAGGCCGCTGCTGGCTGCCCCCGGACTGGCCCTGCGGCTGGTGCGTATCCACGAAGTCGGCCCGTTCATCGACGTAGATACCGAGCTGGAATACCAGCAGCTGCTGGATCGCTACGAAAGTAAAAGTGCTTAA
- a CDS encoding BCCT family transporter, with translation MDHQKKTEELIAPCPTGRNGVCKICFYGAFSLILATCIPLMLYPKEGEQVINSLFKFITVEMGWLYMLAALGAFSLILWFAFGPLSSKRLGDKVEYSTFSWIGMLFCAGVGAGIMFGGSIDWAYYMAYPMHGEPAGSWKAAEWGTAYGMFHWGPICWSIYAILAIPIGYSYYVKKIPILNISQACKGLLGDKVHGWQGKVIDILFMAGLVAGSATALGLGIPIVAAGVVSVTGIEHSFLLEFGILVLVTLIFSVTSCLGLKKGLSKLSDFNVYMAMGLMLFVFIAGPTVFLTDMAISSMGLLISNFITMATWMDPVGGKGFTQDWTIFYYAWFVAYAPFMSLFIAKISRGRTVRQVVLGPIIIASFGCGCFYLIFGNFGLFLQMTGQLDAVSMVTQMKGATVIMAIADFLPFASLYKLVFATVTAISMATTFDAVSFALAATTTTMLSPEEEPARWNRLFWAISLGMVPTGIMLIDGPLSVLQTASIVVGLPVLGIVIIGVASFLKEYQRTGWVETRCKP, from the coding sequence ATGGATCATCAAAAAAAGACCGAAGAACTGATCGCCCCCTGCCCCACAGGCAGGAACGGAGTCTGTAAAATCTGTTTTTACGGGGCCTTTTCACTCATCCTCGCCACCTGTATACCGCTCATGCTCTACCCCAAAGAGGGCGAACAGGTCATCAACTCACTTTTCAAATTCATCACCGTGGAAATGGGCTGGCTGTACATGCTCGCCGCGCTGGGAGCTTTTTCACTCATTCTCTGGTTCGCCTTCGGCCCCTTGAGTTCCAAACGGCTGGGCGATAAGGTCGAATACTCAACTTTCTCATGGATCGGCATGCTCTTCTGTGCCGGGGTGGGTGCCGGGATCATGTTCGGCGGTTCCATCGACTGGGCCTATTACATGGCCTACCCCATGCACGGCGAGCCTGCCGGATCTTGGAAGGCTGCTGAATGGGGCACGGCCTACGGCATGTTCCACTGGGGTCCCATCTGCTGGTCCATTTATGCCATCCTCGCCATCCCCATCGGCTACAGCTACTACGTCAAGAAAATCCCCATTCTGAACATTTCGCAGGCCTGCAAGGGCTTACTGGGTGATAAAGTTCACGGCTGGCAGGGCAAGGTTATTGATATCCTTTTCATGGCCGGTCTGGTTGCCGGATCAGCCACCGCGCTGGGATTGGGCATTCCCATTGTTGCCGCCGGGGTCGTCTCAGTAACCGGAATAGAACACTCCTTCCTGCTGGAATTCGGCATTCTTGTGCTGGTGACCCTCATTTTCTCGGTGACTTCCTGTCTGGGACTAAAAAAAGGACTGAGCAAGCTTTCCGACTTCAACGTCTACATGGCCATGGGATTGATGCTTTTCGTCTTCATTGCCGGCCCTACTGTATTCCTCACCGACATGGCAATCTCGTCCATGGGACTCTTGATCTCAAACTTCATCACCATGGCAACATGGATGGACCCGGTGGGCGGCAAGGGCTTCACTCAGGACTGGACCATTTTCTATTACGCATGGTTTGTGGCCTACGCCCCGTTTATGAGCCTGTTCATCGCCAAGATTTCACGCGGACGGACCGTGCGTCAGGTAGTTCTCGGACCGATCATCATCGCGTCTTTCGGCTGTGGCTGTTTCTATCTCATCTTCGGTAACTTCGGTCTTTTTCTGCAAATGACCGGACAGCTTGATGCGGTCAGCATGGTCACCCAGATGAAAGGAGCCACAGTAATCATGGCTATTGCCGATTTCCTGCCCTTTGCCTCGCTCTACAAGCTGGTCTTCGCCACGGTCACTGCCATCTCCATGGCTACCACCTTTGATGCTGTTTCATTCGCCCTCGCCGCCACAACCACCACCATGCTCTCCCCTGAAGAGGAACCGGCCCGCTGGAACCGTTTATTCTGGGCAATATCACTGGGCATGGTCCCCACCGGAATAATGCTCATCGACGGGCCGCTCTCAGTACTCCAGACCGCTTCCATCGTGGTCGGTCTGCCCGTACTCGGCATTGTCATCATCGGCGTGGCTTCATTCTTAAAAGAATACCAACGCACCGGATGGGTTGAGACCCGCTGCAAACCATAA
- a CDS encoding xanthine dehydrogenase family protein subunit M, with protein sequence MRRFNHFDASSIEEAVSLLQEYKDSSYVIAGGSDLMGCLKDNLWMEYPKAVINLKTIPGLNDIQVEEDGLHIGALVTLTELSESAPVKETWPGLAEAARRTASPLLRNMGTVAGNICQENRCWYYRYPDKIGGRIDCVRKGGKRCLAVPGDHRFHSIFGAVKKCIAVNPSDTAPAFVALDATVKTTKREIPIDEFFSAENGAGSTVLERDEIVTEIFVPRPQAGSTSAFMKIAYRKSIDFAIVNCAASITVTDGKISAVRICLNGVHNNPRRCETSEEALIGNPLSEELAAQAGELAVAEAKPLFQNIHKVQMAKTIVADTLMECAK encoded by the coding sequence ATGAGACGTTTCAATCACTTTGATGCTTCCAGCATTGAGGAAGCCGTATCCCTTTTGCAGGAATACAAAGACTCCTCCTACGTAATCGCAGGCGGCAGTGACCTCATGGGCTGCCTCAAAGATAACCTCTGGATGGAATATCCCAAGGCAGTCATCAACCTGAAAACCATCCCCGGACTGAATGATATACAAGTCGAGGAAGACGGGCTGCACATCGGCGCACTGGTGACCCTCACCGAGCTTTCCGAATCCGCTCCCGTCAAAGAAACATGGCCCGGACTTGCAGAAGCCGCCCGCCGCACAGCATCCCCCTTGCTGCGCAATATGGGCACTGTTGCCGGGAACATCTGTCAGGAAAACCGTTGCTGGTACTACCGCTACCCGGACAAAATAGGCGGACGCATCGACTGCGTGCGTAAAGGCGGAAAACGCTGCCTCGCCGTCCCCGGTGACCACCGTTTCCATTCCATCTTCGGCGCGGTGAAAAAATGTATCGCTGTAAACCCCAGTGATACTGCCCCCGCCTTTGTGGCCCTTGATGCGACCGTCAAGACTACTAAGCGCGAAATCCCCATTGACGAATTCTTCTCCGCTGAAAACGGCGCAGGTTCCACTGTGCTGGAGCGCGATGAAATCGTCACTGAAATCTTCGTGCCCCGCCCGCAAGCAGGTTCTACCAGCGCATTCATGAAGATCGCCTACCGCAAGTCCATTGACTTCGCCATCGTCAACTGCGCCGCGAGTATCACCGTCACAGACGGCAAGATCAGCGCGGTCCGCATCTGCCTGAACGGAGTTCATAACAATCCCCGCCGCTGTGAAACTTCCGAGGAAGCACTCATCGGTAATCCCCTTTCCGAAGAGCTGGCAGCACAGGCCGGAGAACTGGCAGTGGCGGAAGCAAAACCGCTCTTCCAGAACATCCACAAAGTCCAGATGGCCAAAACCATCGTAGCCGACACCCTTATGGAGTGCGCCAAATAA
- a CDS encoding xanthine dehydrogenase family protein molybdopterin-binding subunit — MIKTNSIGTSVRQKDGPARVTGSAKYYADFIFPGMLQIRILRSPYPAADIVSINTSAAEKMDGVHLVMTHENCPKAFRKSLYYVGDLVAAVVADDETIAYEAMELIKVEYEKKKPVLSIEDGIKEGSPQVFEGVDNCQDWAFHAILSDRDPETRLFKTKTPAEYNGFGDIDKGFNEADVVIEQKGLKYAYCKGPAMEPRGCSANFDGTKLHVYTHSQGLHDEKLCLAQALGISANMLNYVSPFTGSSFGGKNAFPLDRNIASHYLVIAGLACLDLKKPVHCPYSREEEMVSGWSRGSIGDVKIGFKDDGTLTTMEIAHWQETGAGGDKYPAKNAMLATGAVMYSHNCEHLRGKIRYVNTNRFPAAGWQGYGAPEGVFAVETTMDIAADKMGMDPVEIRKKNCMRTGDIDSGWDPLIYKSCYISSSGIRDCLDEGAKFLDWKNKWQHPSKKEGRIRSGMGVAIFAMGAGRPGPGNSSEAMVKIYPDGSAALVCAIADIGQGQHTVQCQIVADVLGLPYKKIGIVCHDTDSTPFATLVANSCGTWIQGWATYEAALDAKRQVLDLAAAQLGVPTQALSMNEKGVFVTAEPEKGLTFAEAFGARGHYGGIHEVTGYYVNNSPHPNGLKDGKEDQVYIPKEKGAQFISLDVDTETGMISNVKVIMAQNVGKALNPKIVAGQLSTSRHGVENAILGNDCIVDKRNGWLMTPNWVDYRHSTAMECDVEPIIIEKPGDPTHPFGATACGEGAACPSLAAFSNAIFNAIGVRIIETPFTPDKILEGLGKIQPKRRKK; from the coding sequence ATGATCAAAACCAACTCCATCGGAACCTCCGTCCGCCAGAAAGACGGCCCGGCCCGCGTAACCGGTTCCGCAAAATATTACGCTGACTTCATCTTTCCGGGCATGCTCCAGATCCGCATTCTGCGCTCCCCCTACCCTGCTGCCGATATCGTTTCCATCAACACCAGCGCGGCGGAGAAGATGGACGGCGTCCATCTGGTCATGACCCACGAGAATTGCCCCAAGGCATTCCGCAAATCCCTTTACTATGTAGGAGACCTTGTCGCTGCCGTGGTTGCCGATGATGAAACCATCGCCTACGAGGCCATGGAACTCATCAAGGTTGAGTACGAAAAGAAAAAGCCGGTATTGTCCATCGAAGACGGCATTAAAGAAGGTTCCCCACAGGTATTTGAGGGTGTGGACAACTGTCAGGACTGGGCTTTCCACGCCATCCTCAGCGACCGCGACCCGGAAACACGTCTGTTCAAGACCAAAACCCCGGCGGAATACAATGGTTTTGGAGATATCGACAAAGGCTTTAACGAAGCTGACGTTGTTATTGAGCAGAAGGGCCTCAAATACGCCTATTGCAAAGGTCCGGCCATGGAGCCACGCGGCTGTTCAGCTAATTTCGACGGCACCAAGCTGCATGTCTACACCCACTCTCAGGGCCTGCATGACGAAAAGCTCTGCCTTGCGCAGGCTCTGGGCATCAGCGCCAACATGCTCAACTATGTTTCCCCGTTCACCGGATCAAGCTTCGGCGGCAAAAACGCATTCCCGCTGGACCGCAACATCGCGTCCCACTATCTGGTAATCGCCGGACTGGCCTGCCTTGATCTTAAAAAACCCGTACACTGCCCCTATTCCCGTGAAGAAGAGATGGTTTCCGGCTGGTCACGCGGCAGCATCGGTGATGTAAAGATCGGCTTCAAGGACGACGGCACCCTGACCACCATGGAAATAGCCCACTGGCAGGAAACAGGAGCGGGCGGTGATAAATATCCCGCTAAAAACGCCATGCTGGCAACGGGCGCGGTTATGTATTCCCATAACTGCGAACATTTGCGCGGCAAAATACGCTACGTGAACACCAACCGCTTCCCGGCTGCCGGCTGGCAGGGGTACGGTGCACCCGAAGGTGTCTTTGCCGTGGAAACCACCATGGATATCGCCGCCGACAAGATGGGCATGGACCCGGTTGAAATCCGCAAGAAAAACTGCATGCGCACCGGAGATATCGACTCCGGCTGGGACCCGCTGATCTATAAGTCCTGCTACATTTCATCTTCAGGCATCCGCGACTGCCTTGATGAAGGAGCCAAGTTTCTCGACTGGAAGAACAAATGGCAACACCCCAGTAAAAAAGAAGGCCGTATCCGCAGCGGCATGGGCGTGGCGATCTTCGCCATGGGCGCAGGACGTCCCGGACCGGGCAACTCCAGTGAGGCCATGGTCAAAATCTACCCTGACGGATCAGCCGCGCTGGTCTGCGCCATTGCCGATATCGGACAGGGCCAGCACACTGTCCAGTGCCAGATCGTAGCCGATGTACTGGGACTTCCCTACAAAAAAATCGGAATTGTCTGCCACGACACCGACTCTACTCCGTTCGCGACACTGGTTGCCAACAGCTGCGGCACATGGATTCAAGGCTGGGCAACCTACGAGGCAGCACTTGATGCCAAACGTCAGGTTCTAGACCTTGCCGCTGCTCAGCTGGGAGTTCCGACACAAGCCCTTTCCATGAACGAGAAAGGCGTCTTCGTCACTGCCGAACCGGAAAAAGGGCTGACCTTTGCCGAAGCATTCGGCGCACGCGGTCATTACGGCGGTATCCACGAAGTCACCGGATACTACGTCAACAATTCCCCGCATCCCAACGGACTCAAGGACGGCAAAGAAGATCAGGTTTATATTCCCAAGGAAAAGGGCGCGCAGTTCATTTCTCTCGACGTGGATACCGAGACCGGAATGATCTCCAATGTTAAAGTCATCATGGCCCAGAACGTCGGTAAAGCATTGAATCCCAAAATTGTAGCCGGACAGCTTTCCACCTCCCGTCACGGAGTTGAAAATGCAATCCTCGGTAATGACTGCATTGTGGACAAACGCAACGGCTGGCTGATGACTCCCAACTGGGTAGATTACCGCCACTCCACTGCCATGGAATGCGACGTTGAACCCATCATCATTGAGAAACCGGGCGATCCGACCCACCCCTTTGGAGCCACCGCCTGCGGTGAAGGCGCAGCCTGCCCCTCTTTGGCCGCGTTCTCAAACGCCATTTTCAACGCCATCGGCGTCAGAATCATCGAAACCCCGTTCACCCCCGACAAAATCCTTGAGGGCCTCGGCAAAATTCAGCCCAAAAGGAGGAAGAAATAA
- a CDS encoding (2Fe-2S)-binding protein — protein sequence MNRDEQQKKLIHLNVNGEVHSLHVEPHWTLSKVLRNDCGHTGTKEGCGEGACGSCTVLIDSVAVPACMVLAVEQQGKEIETIEGLSKDGKLHPIQEAWLEEYGSQCGFCSPGMIMSTKALLQKNANPSDDEIKEAISGNICICSNYEHIINAVRSAAKKMAKEQC from the coding sequence ATGAATCGCGACGAACAACAGAAAAAGCTCATTCATCTCAATGTGAACGGCGAAGTCCATTCACTGCATGTAGAGCCGCACTGGACCCTTTCCAAAGTTCTGCGCAATGACTGCGGTCATACCGGGACAAAGGAAGGTTGCGGCGAAGGAGCCTGCGGCTCCTGCACCGTGCTCATCGACTCTGTAGCAGTGCCTGCCTGCATGGTTCTCGCCGTTGAACAGCAAGGCAAGGAAATCGAAACCATCGAAGGACTCTCCAAGGACGGCAAGCTGCATCCCATTCAGGAAGCATGGCTTGAAGAGTACGGCTCCCAGTGCGGGTTCTGCTCTCCGGGTATGATCATGTCCACCAAAGCCCTGCTGCAGAAAAACGCTAATCCAAGCGATGATGAAATCAAGGAAGCCATCAGCGGGAACATCTGTATTTGCAGCAACTACGAGCACATCATCAATGCCGTGCGCAGTGCGGCAAAGAAAATGGCCAAGGAGCAGTGCTAA